CCACCCGGAGACTGTCGATAGCGTCGCAGCGTCCCGCACCAACACATCATTCACTCTGCTGCAGTCGCCACTCCAGACtgtgtgagctgtgtgtgtgtgtgagtgtgtgagctgtgtgagtgtgtgtgtgagtgtgtgtgagctgcacaCGAGCTGGAAACAAACATCTGACGAAGTCTGAGAGTCCAAATTCAACGGACTGTGACTTTCTCACAGCACTGCTCACAAATGTTACtgttgtcattgtgtgtgtgtgtgtgtgacaaaaaaagactgTCATCACATTGTTGTAACATGACATCACATGTCACAAGTTGTATGGTATGTTATGTTATGATTGTGTGTGACTGATCATGATAACTTTTAACATATCATGATTCTGTGTCAGGTTATGTTATGTCATGTTACAGTAtatcatgttatagtatgtcatgTTACAGTATACCATGTTGCAGTATATCATGTTATAGAATGTCatgttacagtatgtcatgttatagtatattacagtatatcatgttatagtatgtcatgttatagtatatcatgttatagtatgtcatgttatagtatgtcatgttacagtatatcatgttatagtatgtcatgttacagtatatcatgttatagtatgttatagtatgtcatgttacagtatatcatgttatagtatgttacagtatatcatgttatagtatgtcatgttatagtatgtcatgTTGCAGTAtatcatgttatagtatgtcatgttacagtatgtcatgttacAGTATAgcatgttatagtatgttatagtatgtcatgttatagtatgttatagtatgtcatgttacagtatgtcatgttacAGTATAgcatgttatagtatgttatagtatgtcatgttatagtatgttatagtatgtcatgttatagtatgttacagtatgtcatgttagcgtatgttacagtatatcatgttatagtatgtcatgtcatgttatagtatgttacagtatgtcatgttaaaatatgtttgagtatgtcatgttatagtatgttacagtatgtcatgttagagtatgtcatgttatagtatgttacagtatgtcatgttatagtGTGTCATGTTAAAGTATGTTACAGAATGTCATGATATAGTATGTTAGagtatgtcatgttatagtatgttacagtatgtcatgttagagtatgttacagtatgtcatgttatagtatgttacagtatgtcatgttacagtatgttatagtatgtcatgttatagtatgttacagtatgtcatgttatagtGTGTCATGTTAaagtatgttacagtatgtcGTGTTATAGTATGTTAGagtatgtcatgttatagtatgttacagtatgtcatgttatagtatgttacagtatgtcatgttagagtatgttacagtatgtcatgttatagtatgttacagtatgtcatgttatagtatgttatagtatgtcatgttatagtatgttacaGTATGCCATGTTAGAGTATGATACAGTTTGTCACGTTATAGTATGTTACACTATGTAatgttacagtatgtcatgttatagtatgttacagtatgtcatgttatagtatgttacagtatgtcatgttatagtatgttacagtatgtcatgttagagtatgttacagtatgtcatgttagagtatgttacagtatgtcatgttaaagtatgttatagtatgtcatgttatagtatgttacaGTATGCCATGTTAGAGTATGATACAGTTTGTCACGTTATAGTATGTTACACTTTGTAatgttacagtatgtcatgttatagtatgttacaGTATGCCATGTTAGAGTATGATACAGTTTGTCACGTTATAGTATGTTACACTATGTAatgttacagtatgtcatgttatagtatgttacagtatgtcatgttatagtatgttgcagtatgtcatgttatagtatgttacagtatgtaatgttatagtatgttacagtatgtcataTTACATTATGTCATGTTATCGTATGTTACAGTATAtcatgttacagtatgttatgttatagtatgttacagtatgtcatgttatagtatgttacagtatgtcatgttacagtatgtcatgttatagtatgttacagtatgtcatgttatcgtatgttacagtatatcatgttacagtatgtcatgttatagtatgttacaGTATGCCATGTTAGAGTATGATACAGTTTGTCACGTTATAGTATGTTACACTATGTAatattacagtatgtcatgttatagtatgttacagtatgtcatgttatagtatgttgcagtatgtcatgttatagtatgttacagtatgtaatgttatagtatgttacagtatgtcataTTAAATTATGTCATGTTATCATATGTTACAGTATATCatgttacagtatgtcatgttatagtatgttacagtatatcatgttatagtatgttacagtatgtcatgttatagtatgttacagtatgtcatgttatcgtatgttacagtatatcatgttacagtatgtcatgttatagtatgttacagtatgtcatgttatagtTTGTAACAGTATGTCATGTTATCGTATGTTACAGTATATCatgttacagtatgtcatgttatcgtatgttacagtatgtcaCGTTATAGTATCTTACAGTATATCATGTTATcgtatgttacagtatgttatgtCCAGGTTGTGTGTCACATAACAGTGTGATAACATGTACATAACATGACATGTGTGTCATGTTATGTTGATGATTAATACTGGTGTTGTATTAGTTATTCATGTCATTTTTCTTGATTATGGTTACAAATCTGGTCTTTTCTATTGATTCTGTCTGAACAGAAATTATTTAAAAGtcactcacagcagcagcttcactgtTTTCACCTCTGCGTCCATCAAACACAGTGATTGGCAGCTCGGTGCTTTCGCCCCGCCCTCCACATCCATGTCACGTCTCTGATTGGCCGCTGCTGTTATCAGTCATGAGGATGTCGCCTCCTCctgccccagcagcagcagcaggagcagcagggtGGGTTGAGCGGTGAGTGTGGGGACCGTGGACAGCTCCACACTGAGGAGCAGAGCagcgcaggaggaggagagggctgGATATGGGGGAGCCACCGCACAGGCCCGCAACATCCacataaaaactgttttttgttttgttttttttctttttatgttttttctttcgttttcttttttaaaattttaatgtGCGCGCACCGGTgggagagacacaaagacacggAGCTGGAGAGACCGCGGGGgggacgacgaggaggaggaggaggacacatcCGAGGGAGAGAAGGGGAAGAGCGGGGACGCGGACACTGACCCATCCCGGAGCATCGGCGAGAAGAAAGGAGACGGAGAGACGATTCCTTACCTGATGGACtgagaggacagatgaatgaagaCTGCCTACACTAACGCCTATCGATGTCTGGCCAAGGACCTGGACGCTTACGCCATGAACCCGGACATGACAATGGACGGCATTGGCAGCCTGCATGGCGGGGTGGCGGTCAGCTCCGTGGCCCCTGACGCGGAGCTGATGAGCGGCCACAGCCCGCACCATGTCCGAGGGAGCTCACtggggggaggtggagggggaggaggaggagggggacacggggcggcggcagcggcggcggcggcagccaCCCTGCGGATACACCAGGACCTGGCggctgccgccgccgcctcctcccgCTCCGCCATGGTGTCCGGTATGGCCACGATCCTGGAGGGCAGCGGGGAGTACCGGCCCGAGCTGTCGCTGCCGCTGCACCACGCCATGAGTGTCCCGTGCGACACCTCCTCTCCCGGGATGGGGATGAGCGGCACCTACACCACCCTGACGCCGCTGCAGCCGCTGCCGCCCATCTCCACCGTGTCCGACAAgttccaccaccaccatcaccaccaccaccaccaccagcggCTCTCCGGGAACGTGAGCGGGAGCTTCACGCTGATGCGGGACGAGCGGGTGCTGCCGGGCATGAACAACCTCTACAGCCCCTACCACAAGGACCACATGTCCGGGATGGGTCAGAGTCTGTCCCCGGTGCTGGGCAACGGCCTGGGCTCCATACACAACACCCAGCAGGGGCTCCACAACTACGGCACGGCGACGCACGGGGGCCACGACAAGATGCTCAACTTCGACGCGCACCACACTGCCTCCATGCTGGCCAGAGGAGACCACCACCAGCACCGGGGCCTCGGTGGCCCCGCGGCGGGCATGATGCCGCACCTGAACGGCATGCACCACCCGGGACACCCGGGCGCCTCCACGGCGGGTCACCACCCGCACTCCCATCTCCAGTCTCCATCGCACGGGCCGGTGTTGACCTCCAACCGGGAAAGACCACCCTCCTCCTCGTCGGGGCCGCAGGGGGCCAACGGCGCGGGGCAGCTGGAGGAGATCAACACCAAGGAGGTGGCGCAGCGGATCACGGCGGAGCTGAAGAGGTACAGCATCCCGCAGGCCATCTTCGCCCAGCGGGTGCTGTGCCGCTCGCAGGGGACGCTGTCCGACCTGCTGAGGAACCCCAAACCGTGGAGTAAACTAAAGTCCGGCCGCGAGACCTTCAGGAGGATGTGGAAGTGGCTGCAGGAGCCCGAGTTCCAGAGGATGTCGGCACTCAGACTGgcaggtaaaaaagaaaagaaaagaaaagagcgGAGTAAACTTCCAcctgctgtaaacacacacacaaatacacacattataattattaattatcaagaaaatcttttttttacatttatttttgctcaaAATCGACTGAAAAcatctttattattatcttaaattaaattgtatttaaatttagttttcGCTTTCTTTGCGTGTTTTGTCCTGCTCGTGACAGTTTCCACGCAGAATCCTCACAGtggttatgatgatgatgatgatgatgatgatgaccatCACTGATCAATAACAACAAGAGATCGATATGAAATGACAAGGTCATGGGATTTCCCtccaacactcactcactcctctctccctctgtttatttacatttgctAATTCAATCTcgtattttaatacattttaacagatttaagTAAATAAAGACACATGTTATGCTTTTGTGGCTCAGGTTTAAATTCTCAtatcaatgttttatttaaaaaataatgggaaaaaaggaaagaaaagagtttGAATTTGTGCATTTAATGCAAAAATACCGTTgattattgtgatttatcagTGGATTACATGTGTTTCTTTGAGCAGGCTGCTGATTTATTCTGGTTTTTACGGCTTTAagcacacagtgagtgagtgagtgagcgagtgagcgagggGCTGCACGGTGGGTCTGGTGCCCCCTCTAGTGAGGGACCTGGTTTGTGATCCTTCTTTTGTCTGCAGACACAGAATCAGTGAAAAGAGTctaaaaaacataacaaaataaatgcagttttctgggattattgtgaaatatttaacacaTCCAGTGAATTTACACTCATATAAAATCATATGTGTTATATTTTTAAACCTGCAGATTAATAATCTGATGTATTTGTCTCTAAGGAAAATGAAAATTGTggtatatatttttgtttagaTGTCATAAAAACAGGCATTTGTGTatataaaatgaacaaatatcagtatatgtaaataaaagatacaaataatcccataataacataaataaaggaATATCAAATGGTGAGAAATTAACAGAGAAACCTtagttttgactgatttggacaaAAAACGTTAAAACAGTCGGTAAAGCCATAATTATCTGGCAAACAGCTGTTTAGTCAATACAAttaaattatttacaaaaaactacttactgttttattattattattattattattattattattattaataataaattactaacaaaaacaatcaaatttaaaatcaaattaatatCATTTGAATATAACGTGAAATTTTGATGTTGAAAAGTAAAGGTTTCTCTGtttaaacactttatttatgCAGTTTTATATAcgtttattatgttgttattattgttaagaAAATTCAATTGTAATATATATGTGGTTAATAAATGAGCAAGAAAAGCAGGACATAATTTAGTACAAACTTCATTTAAATCATCACTTTTTCAAACACATCAAACGTCACATTCTGTTCCAACTTATTTAATAACGTTACTTAATAATTACTCCATAATTTGACAGATTTGACTATGAGTGATATTtcatgataataattatttccTTCATGTTTCTGGGATTTTTGAAACTTAAGATTCTGTTGAGAGGAgacagtttatatttatatagtttatACTTTGTTGTAGATAATGATATCATTTAGTGAATCAGAAGCCGTGATTTTAGTTTGATGAAGAGTTGTTTTTATTAGGTTTTGttcttttgtggaggaggaaaatttagtttcatgtgtttttaaaagtagcTTTAAAAACACGTTTTGTGTCACTTTCCCAGTCTTTcccttttgtttctttatcCAGTTTCCAAATTGTATAATtgtaaatatacagtttatCTAATGTagatacagtgaaaatgtgaataGAAAAACTATAATTATTCAGTGTTTTAgatgaaaaggagaaaaactacaagtggagaaagttttaaaaaggacaattttaaattatttattcatcttatataaaaaacaaacaaacagataattAATAGAACATTCACAGGAAATGACGTAAGTCATTTGCTCATTTCAGTTTCAGTGACTATGATcactttgtgatttttaaacacatgttCACGGTTTTATGATATATTCATAaatattcttatatatatatatcctataTTATAGACActtatattttaaagttgtgTGTCATTAAACTGTCAGCAGTAAACCCACAGACATGTATAAAAGtgtctaaataaaataatatgagaGTAGATTGTATACGTAAATTTTATTTAACGTGTTAATTTTTAActgtcagtccaaaaatatCCATAAAACTGAGTGTGATTGTGTAAAATAGtgaaaaatctctttttttatataaaaacattattgaTCTCCAGTTAATGAAGAAACAATAAGTAGAAAAGTgtataaagaagaaaaaggagtcAGTTCATTTTTACTGGATCTCTTATAAAACAGATACATGTTAGAGTGTAATttagtttctgtgtttgtttttctaaagtTCAGTGaacaaaacattcacaaaatatataaaacagactaatttttaacattaaatgtatttattatttcacataaaacctgtttttattcagattttcttttaaatatggaCCACGCTCATTCTGTTTGTTTACGTTGTTTTTGAAGAAGAAGGAGTTAAATGTAATTTGGTTTTTAGAGGCTGAAAATTCTGTGGTTTTAgtggttttgtttatttcatttagtcattttagttcagtgaatCATGTGTGGTCGTCAGGAAACACAGTCACGTGTTTAAAAGTGTTGATATTTGAAATGTGATGAGTGGATTATCTCTGCGGGATGTTAAAGGTTGTCCTTTGATCATCAGAGGTTAATGatacagaggagggaggggggaggaggcaggggagggggcggagctgcTGGAGTGTTCGTGTGATCTGTGCGCCCCctactgtgcgtgtgtgaatgTCATCATGAACAGAATCTGTGAATCTGCTGCTCGTGTTTGACGAGATGTTGACGAACGTTTCAAACCTCAGGTCCTCAATTGATCGATCGCAACTTTTTTGCAACACAGAACGGTTGTTTTTGTCGCACAATAAGTTTTTTCGCAATAACTTTTATTAAATTCTCACTTATATGCGAAGTAGTTTCTATCTTGAAAGTAAATAATTAAGTCAGTGTCATCATTCTGTCAAGTCACTGTTTGCAAACTTTATAGCCAAAAGTTTTTATTAattcatctttgttttgttcGTATTCGTAAAAATGAACTTGCAATAAGTTGCTCGTGGTGATTTTAATTAAGTCGGTGTCATCACTCGAGTCGAGACGCTGAGTCACTGTTTGACAACTTTATAGTCAAAAAGTTTTACTTATCATTTTGTTCATATATCGACCAACATACCATATCGTCACGCGCTacgtaaaaaatgttttactcgcaaaaagtaaagtaaatgacAAGTTTTTGTAAAACTATAACCTTTTGtagcatttctttttaaacaaaagcaaTTTTTTATAACGTAACTGAAGTGTCTAACATTGTTTGTTACTTAAGTGTCTGTaagattttcttttatatattttttacaaaatatgacattacaaaacaaatgtagtcTATAGACCGGAGGAAACATaattaatgctttttttttttaaaacaaataatgcaTTAATATCATTAATCACAGGATAATCGTAACAGGAGTTGTTCACATATGCTAATATAAAAATACCAGTGTTGCGTTAATGACTGGTTCTGTGGTTGATCCGGTGACGTCGGTCAAAGATCCAGATCCAGCACAGAGACATTTATCACGTCAGGACACATTTACATCAATAAATCTAATAAATGTAGAGAGAATTATGCTCAGCGTAGATGTGATTATACTTTAATGCACAGAAGATGATGTCGCCTGATTTAATCGCTGTTGCCCGCGAGTCATCCGTTCATAATGTACACgtacaaataaaatgttccctttttttcagttcagttctgtacataatatttatttgaatgagtcaaataatgtgaaatgtgtttaaaaacgtGAAAAAAT
This Solea solea chromosome 19, fSolSol10.1, whole genome shotgun sequence DNA region includes the following protein-coding sequences:
- the onecut2 gene encoding one cut domain family member 2, translating into MKTAYTNAYRCLAKDLDAYAMNPDMTMDGIGSLHGGVAVSSVAPDAELMSGHSPHHVRGSSLGGGGGGGGGGGHGAAAAAAAAATLRIHQDLAAAAAASSRSAMVSGMATILEGSGEYRPELSLPLHHAMSVPCDTSSPGMGMSGTYTTLTPLQPLPPISTVSDKFHHHHHHHHHHQRLSGNVSGSFTLMRDERVLPGMNNLYSPYHKDHMSGMGQSLSPVLGNGLGSIHNTQQGLHNYGTATHGGHDKMLNFDAHHTASMLARGDHHQHRGLGGPAAGMMPHLNGMHHPGHPGASTAGHHPHSHLQSPSHGPVLTSNRERPPSSSSGPQGANGAGQLEEINTKEVAQRITAELKRYSIPQAIFAQRVLCRSQGTLSDLLRNPKPWSKLKSGRETFRRMWKWLQEPEFQRMSALRLAACKRKEQDTAKERNSTPKKSRLVFTDLQRRTLLAIFKENKRPSKEMQLTISQQLGLELTTVSNFFMNARRRSLDKWTDDGGSPGGQSSASSTCTKA